The genomic window CGTGACCAGCTCGATCGCCTTCTCGTAGGTGGAGCCCTGGAGGGCGAGCGCGTCGTCCTCCCACACGACTGTGCCCACGCCTTCCCCGCCGTCGGCGTCTTGCATCGGCACCAGCAGCATGCGGTAGGTCTCGCGCAGGCTGCCCTCGACCCGCTTCTGCGCTTCATCGAGGCTCTTCTTGGCCTCCTTCTCGTGGTGCTTGTCGAGGTTCAGCTCCTCGGCGTCGTCCACGATCGATTGCCACGCGAGGACGCGTCGCACCTGGTCTCGGAGCGTACCGAGCGCCCCCACGTCGGCCGCGAGGAAGAGGAGTCGGTTCTGAAACTCGCGCGGCTTGTCGCCGTGTTTGGTCAAGATCTCGCTGGCCGCGCGCACGGCCGCGCTCGCGAAGTCCCGGTACTTGTGCGGGTGCTCGGGGGGGAGCACCACGAGGCGCAGATCGGTCTTGTCGGGGATGTCCTTCTTGTCCCGAAACACGTGCACGGCCGAGCATAGCGGCACCTTCACGAGCTTCTGGAGGCGCGCCTCGATCTCCGGGGTCACGTGGAGCCCGTTCTCGTACCGGCTCATCCGCTCTTCCATCTCGCGCCGCAGGTTCGGGCGCAGGTCGAACCAGTAGCGGTCGTTGCCAGCGTAGAGGTAGTGGAGACGATCGCCGAGCCGTCGGAGCGCGTCGTCGTATTTTCCCACGGCCTGCCCGGGCTGCGCGCTCCCGAGGCGCACTCGCTCGATGCCAATGCCACGCACCGACTGCCCGCCCACCGAGTGCGCGCTGCCAAGGAAGATGGTGCGCGCGGCGCGACGACACGCTTGCATCCCTCCAAGCGCGGGCGTCGTGTCGTCCAGCGTGCGCGGCGACGCGTTCGCGCCGTCGATGTCCTTGTCGACGATAGGCTCCCAGCCCGCCGGCAGGTACTTGATGAGCTCGTTGCGCACGCTCAGATCGTCGAGGGGAATCGAGCCTGGCAAGATCAGCAGATCGCGGTTGTTCTCGCGCCAGAGCGAGTGAACGAGCCGCGCCATCAGCCGGAGCACGCCGCGCGTTCGCTGGAACTTCGGGAGGGACGACCAGTCCTGATAGAGGCGCTCGAACACCTCCGGGTGCACCGGATAACTCGCTTCGAGCCGTCGCAGGTAGGCGGCCTCGCGCGCCTCGGGCGGAAACTTGTCGGCATCTTCAGTGTACATGGTCGCGAACGCGCGGCATGCCGCGTCCCGGGCGCGGGTGTCGGTCACCGGCCCGAAGAGCCGGCGACGCACGATCTCGCAGGCCTCGTCCGCGCCCACGGGCTTCCACACCGCCTCGATGCGCCCGAACACCTTCTGGATGGCGTCGAGCGCCTGCACTCCAAGCGCGTCCCCCACCTCCATGCGGCTCTCGGGGAGCGACGCGAGCACCATCGCCGTGGGCACGCGCGACGCGGCCTCCGTGAGCGCTTGCAGGAACGAGAGGTTCGAGTTGTACGTGCCGCCAGCGTAGCTTTTGCCCGACTCGAACTGCCGAAGATAGGCGACCGCCTCGTCCATGAGGACGACCGCGGGACCGTGGGTTTCGAACAGGGTCGCGAGCACGTCCTTGCCCGGCGAGGTCCCGTCGCGATCGGCGAGCGCGACGAGGGCGTAGCCGTCGGCGCCGCCGAGCTGAAACGCGAGCTCTCCCCACAAGGTGTTCGTGGTGACGGCTTTCCCGCCTCTCCCGCCGGTGCTGGTGGCGCTGGCATGCGTGCGCGGCTGCGATGGGGAAAGCGCGTTGCCATCGAGCACCGCGACGTGGGCCCGCACAAGCTCCTTCACCTTCGCTTTGGCGAGCAGCTCGGGCACACCGGGTAGATCCGCCGCGGCGACCTTGCCCGAGGCCACATGCAGCACCGCCATCATCGTGTGCGTCTTGCCGCCGCCGAACGCAGTTTGGAGCTGGATGACCGGATCGCCGCCTTCGCCCGCGAGGCGCTTCACCACCGACTGGAGCAGGAGGCTCATGCCCTCCGTGATCACCGTGCGCTCGAAGAACCGCGCCGGATCCTGGTACTC from Myxococcales bacterium includes these protein-coding regions:
- a CDS encoding ATP-binding protein — encoded protein: MSSTASLKPWREVISPHEDVLEGSFQEAAFAADLTKVVIGIAPPEYQDPARFFERTVITEGMSLLLQSVVKRLAGEGGDPVIQLQTAFGGGKTHTMMAVLHVASGKVAAADLPGVPELLAKAKVKELVRAHVAVLDGNALSPSQPRTHASATSTGGRGGKAVTTNTLWGELAFQLGGADGYALVALADRDGTSPGKDVLATLFETHGPAVVLMDEAVAYLRQFESGKSYAGGTYNSNLSFLQALTEAASRVPTAMVLASLPESRMEVGDALGVQALDAIQKVFGRIEAVWKPVGADEACEIVRRRLFGPVTDTRARDAACRAFATMYTEDADKFPPEAREAAYLRRLEASYPVHPEVFERLYQDWSSLPKFQRTRGVLRLMARLVHSLWRENNRDLLILPGSIPLDDLSVRNELIKYLPAGWEPIVDKDIDGANASPRTLDDTTPALGGMQACRRAARTIFLGSAHSVGGQSVRGIGIERVRLGSAQPGQAVGKYDDALRRLGDRLHYLYAGNDRYWFDLRPNLRREMEERMSRYENGLHVTPEIEARLQKLVKVPLCSAVHVFRDKKDIPDKTDLRLVVLPPEHPHKYRDFASAAVRAASEILTKHGDKPREFQNRLLFLAADVGALGTLRDQVRRVLAWQSIVDDAEELNLDKHHEKEAKKSLDEAQKRVEGSLRETYRMLLVPMQDADGGEGVGTVVWEDDALALQGSTYEKAIELVTREREWVVKGWAPAHLATLLERWFWKADRPSVSAQKVWLDTCRFLYMPRLLTADVFLETVREGAAFRDFFGYAGRARASEDEADERGVAYDGLLFGARGTVHLDEASVLLRPDAVPAPKVAKPTRVADGLTPVPEGDELPPPSGRIGPARPARSLTPAPHAIARRFHGTVTLDPNDPISGFAQLVEEVLQHFSGQYGTKVTLSVDLEATRKEGFDLKTMRIVKENAKALKFKTADFEDE